One Aneurinibacillus migulanus genomic region harbors:
- a CDS encoding HAMP domain-containing sensor histidine kinase, whose translation MRKKRKLFNTMITAYILFTVTVGVTNSIVFYLDDHIGTGILKKESIVLLPGLSLGGLMEMVIFALSVYLYSRWTSKRITGPLEKITDAIQKMREGEFAQRLCFKADYELTLIQEHFNEMVAHLEKTEAEKNKLEQSKQRMLLDLSHDLKTPITTIQGYAMALQMGVVDSPEKQRRYLEMIYNKSIIVTALVEDMFQLATLDSPDLPSAEEQEDLAELVRQIAIAYFDQFEQNKFSLDLKIPTQRVMIRMNRNLLYRALSNLLSNTLKHNPKGTKVALSLTDTHEAILLEVMDNGIGIAEELKESIFQPFVRGDKARTGEGTGLGLAIAKKAVELHGGKLLLKSEPGKTVFEVILPKVRE comes from the coding sequence ATGAGGAAAAAACGTAAATTATTTAACACCATGATCACGGCCTACATTCTCTTCACCGTAACAGTTGGAGTTACCAACAGTATTGTCTTCTATTTGGACGACCATATAGGTACCGGCATTTTAAAAAAAGAGTCTATTGTTCTTCTGCCTGGATTGTCGCTTGGCGGTTTAATGGAGATGGTAATCTTCGCACTTAGCGTCTACCTTTACAGCCGTTGGACGTCAAAGCGGATTACCGGACCTTTAGAGAAAATAACCGATGCCATTCAAAAAATGAGAGAAGGCGAATTCGCTCAACGCCTCTGCTTTAAGGCTGACTACGAGTTAACGCTTATTCAGGAGCATTTCAACGAAATGGTGGCACACTTAGAAAAAACAGAGGCAGAAAAAAATAAATTAGAACAAAGCAAGCAACGGATGCTACTCGATTTGTCCCACGACTTGAAAACGCCTATAACCACGATACAAGGCTATGCAATGGCACTTCAAATGGGAGTCGTAGACAGCCCGGAGAAACAACGCCGATACTTGGAGATGATTTATAACAAATCCATCATCGTGACTGCTCTCGTGGAGGATATGTTTCAACTGGCAACGCTGGACAGCCCGGACCTCCCTTCCGCTGAGGAGCAGGAAGATTTGGCCGAACTGGTTCGGCAAATCGCTATCGCTTATTTCGATCAGTTCGAACAGAATAAGTTCAGCTTGGATTTGAAAATACCTACTCAAAGGGTTATGATTCGAATGAACCGGAATTTATTGTACCGTGCCCTGTCTAACCTATTGTCCAACACGCTCAAACACAATCCGAAGGGAACGAAAGTCGCCTTATCGCTCACAGACACTCATGAAGCGATCCTGCTTGAGGTTATGGACAATGGAATAGGAATTGCTGAAGAGTTGAAGGAGAGCATCTTCCAACCTTTTGTACGCGGGGATAAAGCAAGGACAGGCGAAGGAACGGGGCTTGGGCTGGCCATCGCCAAAAAAGCGGTTGAACTTCATGGTGGAAAGCTGTTGCTCAAGAGTGAACCAGGGAAAACAGTATTCGAGGTCATTCTCCCAAAGGTTAGAGAATGA
- the abc-f gene encoding ribosomal protection-like ABC-F family protein: MTIALIQKLSATLQDRVLFDSFQTTIEENARIGIIGRNGSGKSTLLSIIANELEATNGKIEWLVAPQIYYVKQEDEGFAADFYSTESNEALSKWQVPDGDFGQLSGGEKLKKRLAAAFSSQANVLLLDEPTNHLDQEGQRYLQTQMNAFPGAVFIVSHDRAFLDEVATMIWAIDDEKVHVFHGNYSAYVKWREHEKITAQRAYDKQQKKIARIESQLAELSSWSKKAHKDSTKQEGYKEYYRLAAKRMDKQVKSKRRQLEKELQKEKVEKPKEDLFVSFDIHHESKVGKRVLEVNHFTKRYGNRTLWKDAHFTIQHGEKIALIGGNGSGKTTFLRILLGEESYEGEMWKSPSLKIGYLSQTVFDLPEDKTPAQLFEVETFEKRGKVQTQMHHLGFTKAHWQQPIAKMSMGERVKLKLMLLMNSEMNVLICDEPTNHLDLPSREQLEKVLAAYEGTLFVASHDRYFIEKVTKTSLRFNGHQLVKHIAEQRECIQDDALKLSLETEIQAVLGELSYLKPTDPRYYELDQQFHKLTKKLRSLK, encoded by the coding sequence ATGACAATTGCATTGATACAAAAACTAAGTGCGACCTTACAAGATAGAGTCCTTTTTGACTCCTTTCAAACGACAATTGAGGAAAATGCCCGCATTGGGATTATCGGTCGTAACGGGAGCGGAAAGTCTACGTTACTTTCTATTATTGCAAATGAATTAGAAGCAACGAACGGAAAAATTGAGTGGCTAGTCGCACCACAAATTTATTATGTCAAGCAGGAGGACGAAGGTTTCGCCGCTGATTTTTATTCGACTGAATCGAATGAAGCATTATCAAAGTGGCAAGTACCAGATGGCGATTTCGGACAATTGAGTGGCGGGGAAAAACTGAAAAAACGATTAGCTGCTGCATTTTCGAGTCAAGCTAACGTCCTCTTATTAGATGAACCGACAAATCATTTAGATCAAGAAGGGCAACGTTATTTACAAACACAAATGAATGCTTTTCCTGGCGCAGTGTTTATTGTGTCACACGATCGCGCTTTTTTAGATGAGGTAGCGACAATGATTTGGGCAATTGATGATGAAAAAGTGCATGTCTTTCACGGGAATTATAGTGCGTATGTGAAATGGCGTGAACATGAAAAAATAACCGCACAACGAGCGTATGACAAGCAACAGAAGAAAATTGCACGGATTGAATCTCAACTAGCAGAGCTGTCTAGCTGGTCTAAAAAGGCACATAAAGATTCTACAAAGCAGGAAGGCTATAAGGAATATTATCGTCTTGCCGCAAAACGTATGGATAAGCAAGTGAAATCCAAAAGACGTCAGTTAGAAAAGGAGCTTCAAAAGGAAAAGGTTGAGAAGCCAAAAGAGGATCTGTTCGTTTCCTTTGACATCCATCACGAAAGTAAGGTCGGCAAGCGCGTGCTGGAGGTCAATCATTTTACGAAGCGATATGGCAATCGTACGCTTTGGAAAGATGCCCATTTTACGATTCAACATGGCGAAAAGATTGCGCTCATTGGGGGAAACGGAAGTGGTAAAACGACTTTTTTACGTATACTTTTAGGTGAGGAATCGTATGAAGGAGAAATGTGGAAGTCACCAAGTTTAAAAATTGGTTATTTGTCGCAAACGGTTTTTGACTTACCAGAGGATAAAACACCTGCACAGCTTTTTGAAGTAGAAACATTTGAAAAGCGAGGGAAAGTCCAAACCCAGATGCATCATCTTGGCTTTACGAAAGCACATTGGCAGCAGCCAATTGCGAAAATGAGCATGGGGGAACGTGTCAAATTAAAGCTTATGCTTTTGATGAATAGCGAAATGAACGTACTCATATGTGATGAGCCAACCAATCATCTGGATCTTCCGTCGCGTGAGCAGCTAGAAAAGGTGCTTGCAGCATATGAAGGAACGCTATTTGTCGCATCGCACGACCGCTATTTTATCGAGAAAGTGACGAAGACATCCCTCCGGTTTAATGGACATCAGCTTGTGAAGCACATCGCCGAGCAAAGAGAATGTATCCAGGACGATGCGTTAAAGCTGTCTTTAGAAACAGAAATTCAAGCCGTGCTCGGGGAGCTTAGCTATTTAAAACCAACTGATCCACGTTATTACGAGCTAGATCAACAATTTCATAAGCTGACTAAAAAGCTGCGTAGCTTGAAGTAG
- a CDS encoding response regulator transcription factor codes for MSKTILIADDEPEIIELLKLFLERESYRIIEAYDGEQAWNYIRQHPVDLAIIDIMMPALDGFQLIKRLRNEYKLPVIILSAKNRDSDKILGLGLGADDFISKPFNPLEAVARIQAQLRRAFEFNEPEEKAISTQSTTVGRLTLDHTACVVYRGDETITLTPLEYRLLNTFMQAPGRIFTKQQLFEQAWSETYWEDDNTIMVQISRLRDKIEDQPRQPVYIKTVRGLGYKFASKDDFDEEKT; via the coding sequence ATGAGTAAAACCATTTTGATCGCCGACGATGAACCGGAGATTATTGAACTGCTAAAGCTTTTTCTTGAGAGAGAATCTTATCGAATCATTGAAGCTTATGATGGTGAACAAGCGTGGAATTATATTCGCCAGCATCCCGTCGATCTAGCTATTATCGATATTATGATGCCGGCCTTGGATGGCTTTCAATTGATTAAAAGACTGAGGAATGAATATAAGCTCCCTGTCATCATTCTTTCAGCGAAAAATCGAGACAGTGATAAAATACTAGGGCTTGGGCTCGGAGCGGACGATTTCATCTCAAAACCGTTTAACCCCCTAGAAGCAGTTGCCCGCATTCAAGCTCAACTTCGTCGCGCATTCGAATTCAACGAACCGGAAGAAAAGGCGATTTCAACTCAATCAACAACTGTCGGTCGGTTGACACTCGATCATACCGCTTGTGTTGTCTACCGCGGAGACGAGACGATCACGCTTACCCCTCTTGAGTACAGACTGCTGAACACGTTTATGCAAGCTCCCGGACGCATCTTTACGAAGCAACAGTTGTTTGAACAAGCGTGGTCGGAGACATATTGGGAAGATGATAATACGATTATGGTGCAGATCTCGCGGCTCAGAGATAAAATCGAGGACCAACCCCGTCAACCTGTATATATTAAAACCGTTCGCGGTCTCGGTTACAAATTCGCTTCGAAGGATGATTTTGATGAGGAAAAAACGTAA
- a CDS encoding aspartate/glutamate racemase family protein — MKKTIGILGGISLASTIQYYKKITDLYYEQYNDYYYPEIRINSLDFQHFTDLENEHRTEEYIDYIAKGIHALEKSGAEFVIMGANSPHSVFNEVVNKINVPMISIVESTAKRATELKLDKVLLTGIKYTMQSNFYQEVFKKYNIDVITPNETHQDEINSIIFDELVINIVSDQTRKRMLDIIQSYDVEGVILGCTELPLLIAQNICPIPVLDTLSLHAKAALDFSLNKE; from the coding sequence ATGAAAAAAACGATTGGAATACTTGGCGGAATAAGCTTGGCTTCTACCATCCAATACTATAAGAAAATTACTGATTTATATTATGAACAGTATAACGATTACTATTATCCTGAAATTAGAATTAATAGTCTTGATTTTCAGCATTTTACTGACCTGGAGAATGAGCATCGAACAGAAGAGTATATAGATTATATTGCGAAGGGTATTCATGCATTAGAAAAATCAGGAGCAGAATTTGTTATTATGGGAGCAAATTCACCACATTCTGTTTTTAATGAAGTAGTAAATAAAATAAATGTACCAATGATAAGTATTGTAGAGTCAACTGCCAAAAGAGCGACAGAGCTAAAATTAGATAAAGTTTTACTAACTGGGATAAAATATACTATGCAATCAAACTTTTATCAGGAAGTTTTTAAAAAATATAATATAGACGTTATTACTCCAAATGAAACTCACCAAGATGAGATTAATTCAATTATTTTTGATGAATTGGTCATAAATATTGTTTCTGACCAAACGAGAAAAAGAATGCTTGATATTATACAAAGCTATGATGTGGAAGGAGTGATTCTAGGTTGCACTGAGTTACCGTTATTAATAGCACAAAATATTTGTCCTATCCCAGTATTAGATACTTTATCTTTACATGCAAAAGCTGCCCTCGATTTTTCTTTAAATAAAGAATAA
- a CDS encoding M28 family metallopeptidase, with the protein MIDKSRMVKASLTGILACSLVVSPLLPLNKVGAEANKETVVGFSKAKADWALDFEKRFKEQVSEEFISHYSKSMSIRPALVASKGNKASLEFAVNELKEAGLDPQVATYDVYLSTPKKISITQTAPVTRSLKVIEDLPEDLAFKDEVIMGYNAYSPSGTVEGELVYANYGQPQDFKELEKRGISLKGKIVLVRYGKNFRGVKPDLAAQYGAAGVLIYSDPEDDGYLKGDVYPKGPWRPKDAIQRGSILSIYRYPGDPLTPGAPSIDGVKRIQPDKASSLPKIPTTPISYAEAEGLLKALEGEKAPEEWQGGFPFEYKVGPGGTKVNLSLDIEYSQEPAHDVIVKIPGAKYPEQTIVIGAHRDTWAYGSKDNTSGWSTTMEIARALGKLHKEGWRPDRTIVLAGWDGEEYGLIGSTEWAEEHKKELTENAVAYINLDSVAGQNFGASSVPSLNELIYSITKTTENPETKTTVFQDWSKKSGSEKPAIGQLGSGSDYTAFIQHIGVPSADLGFSSPDGLYHSAYDNTYSLETFVDPGYKQHAAAAKLAGSMALRLANADVLPIKYSDYASAIKSLTNEVEKHGTLGVDLAGVKKQLDEWEAASKELEEYGAKLTSKTELSKDELQQLRKINEALMQQERDLTNQKGLPSREWFKHQIWAPGLTTGYAAQPLPALVEAQQANDEQKFKEAVKALEKSLEQATKTAKAAIK; encoded by the coding sequence TTGATTGATAAAAGCAGGATGGTAAAGGCATCTCTTACAGGTATATTAGCATGCTCTCTCGTAGTTTCTCCCCTGTTACCCCTTAATAAGGTAGGGGCGGAAGCAAACAAGGAAACGGTAGTCGGATTCAGTAAAGCAAAAGCAGACTGGGCACTAGATTTTGAGAAGAGATTTAAGGAACAAGTAAGCGAAGAGTTTATTTCCCATTATTCTAAGTCCATGAGCATAAGACCTGCCCTGGTTGCTTCTAAAGGTAATAAGGCCTCACTTGAATTTGCAGTAAATGAATTAAAAGAAGCTGGCTTGGACCCTCAAGTAGCAACATATGATGTGTACTTGTCTACGCCTAAAAAAATTTCTATCACGCAAACAGCTCCTGTTACACGCTCCTTAAAGGTGATAGAAGATTTACCTGAAGATCTTGCCTTTAAAGATGAAGTGATTATGGGCTACAATGCTTATTCTCCTTCCGGTACTGTAGAAGGCGAACTTGTGTATGCCAATTACGGGCAACCTCAAGACTTTAAAGAACTGGAAAAACGCGGCATATCTTTAAAAGGTAAAATTGTGCTTGTGAGATACGGGAAGAATTTTAGGGGCGTAAAACCTGATCTTGCAGCCCAGTATGGAGCTGCCGGGGTCCTCATTTATTCCGATCCAGAAGATGACGGTTATCTCAAGGGAGATGTCTATCCAAAGGGGCCATGGCGTCCCAAAGATGCGATTCAAAGAGGAAGTATTCTCTCTATTTATCGTTATCCGGGTGATCCATTAACACCAGGAGCTCCATCCATAGACGGAGTGAAACGAATCCAGCCTGACAAGGCTTCTTCATTGCCTAAAATCCCAACCACACCGATTTCTTACGCAGAAGCGGAAGGCTTATTAAAAGCTCTTGAGGGTGAAAAAGCTCCAGAGGAATGGCAAGGAGGATTTCCTTTTGAGTATAAGGTTGGTCCTGGAGGAACAAAAGTAAATCTCTCCCTTGATATTGAGTACAGCCAGGAACCAGCACATGATGTGATTGTCAAAATCCCGGGAGCGAAGTATCCTGAGCAAACGATAGTAATTGGTGCCCATCGGGATACATGGGCATACGGTTCAAAAGATAATACATCGGGTTGGTCTACGACCATGGAGATTGCCAGAGCGCTCGGAAAATTGCATAAGGAAGGATGGCGTCCAGACCGTACAATTGTTTTGGCAGGATGGGACGGAGAAGAATACGGCCTGATTGGATCAACCGAATGGGCTGAAGAACATAAGAAGGAACTTACAGAAAACGCGGTTGCATATATTAATTTGGATAGTGTAGCAGGTCAGAACTTTGGCGCGTCCTCTGTGCCTTCTCTTAACGAGCTCATTTATAGTATTACAAAAACGACCGAAAATCCAGAGACCAAAACGACCGTATTCCAAGATTGGAGCAAGAAATCTGGAAGTGAAAAGCCTGCTATTGGACAGTTGGGAAGTGGCTCCGATTATACGGCATTTATCCAGCATATTGGTGTTCCATCAGCGGATTTAGGATTTAGCTCACCTGATGGCTTATATCATAGTGCGTACGATAACACATATTCTTTAGAGACGTTTGTCGATCCGGGATACAAGCAGCATGCAGCGGCAGCAAAGCTGGCGGGAAGTATGGCTTTACGCCTGGCGAACGCAGATGTTTTACCAATCAAGTATTCCGATTATGCTTCAGCTATCAAAAGTCTGACAAATGAAGTTGAAAAGCATGGAACACTTGGTGTAGATTTAGCAGGTGTTAAGAAGCAATTAGACGAATGGGAAGCGGCTTCGAAAGAGCTCGAAGAGTATGGAGCCAAATTAACAAGCAAGACGGAGCTGTCAAAAGATGAATTACAGCAGCTTCGTAAAATTAACGAAGCATTGATGCAGCAGGAACGTGACTTAACCAATCAAAAAGGGTTACCGAGTAGGGAATGGTTTAAGCATCAAATCTGGGCACCCGGATTAACGACGGGGTATGCTGCTCAGCCGCTACCTGCTTTGGTAGAAGCTCAACAAGCCAATGATGAACAAAAATTCAAAGAAGCTGTGAAAGCTCTAGAAAAATCTTTAGAGCAAGCAACAAAAACGGCTAAGGCTGCTATTAAATAA
- a CDS encoding cyclase family protein: MSNELIKAINLIKEKEWVDLTHTFGPESPHFSAFDGAEFTTLFNHDDGFFAQSFKFAGQYGTHLDAPIHFVRNKRYLDELDLKELVLPLVVIDKSKEVEKNNDFTLTVDDILNFEAEHGKIEEGTFVALRTDWSKRWPDEAAFNNKDADGNNHAPGWSLDALKFLFKERKIKAVGHETFDTDSSLDYQKNGALLGEYYVLEQDTYQVELLTNLDKVPATGAIILNIVPKPEKASGFPVRSFAILP; this comes from the coding sequence ATGTCGAATGAATTAATCAAAGCAATTAATTTAATAAAAGAGAAAGAATGGGTAGATTTGACACATACATTTGGTCCAGAATCACCGCACTTTTCAGCATTTGATGGAGCTGAATTTACTACATTATTCAACCATGATGATGGTTTTTTCGCTCAAAGCTTTAAATTTGCAGGGCAGTATGGAACACATTTAGATGCACCCATCCATTTTGTTCGTAATAAGAGATATTTGGATGAATTAGATTTAAAGGAATTAGTATTACCACTTGTTGTCATCGATAAATCAAAAGAAGTTGAGAAAAATAATGATTTTACCTTAACGGTTGATGATATTTTAAATTTTGAAGCTGAGCATGGTAAAATTGAAGAAGGAACATTCGTTGCTTTACGTACGGATTGGAGTAAGCGTTGGCCAGATGAAGCAGCATTCAATAATAAAGATGCGGATGGCAATAACCATGCTCCTGGTTGGTCTTTAGACGCTTTAAAATTTTTATTTAAAGAAAGAAAAATAAAAGCGGTTGGTCATGAAACATTTGATACTGACTCAAGTCTAGACTATCAAAAAAACGGGGCACTTTTAGGAGAGTATTATGTACTCGAACAAGACACGTATCAAGTAGAATTATTAACGAATTTAGACAAAGTTCCTGCAACAGGTGCAATCATTTTAAATATTGTCCCTAAACCAGAAAAAGCATCTGGATTTCCAGTAAGGTCATTCGCTATATTACCATAA
- a CDS encoding bifunctional cytochrome P450/NADPH--P450 reductase → MIHNSNIPQPKTYGPLGNLPNINPKEPTQSITKLSYEYGPIFRLEMPGSSGIYISSYELVAEACDESRFDKNVWAPLQNVRAFAGDGLFTSWTYEPNWQKAHAILLPSFSQKAMKGYHTMMVDLAIQLVQKWSRLNPDESVNVPEDMTRLTLDTIGLCGFNYRFNSFYREQPHPFITSMVRALDEAMHQLQRLGIQDKLMVITKRQYKHDIQSMFALVDKIIAERKEHGDQDADDLLSHMLSSKDPETGEGLDDENIRFQIITFLIAGHETTSGLLSFALYFLLKNPDKLQKAYKEVDRVLNEPIPTYKQVLQLKYIRMILNESLRLWPTAPAFSLYAKEDTLLGGKYPMKKGESVNVLIPKLHRDTSVWGEDVEEFRPERFEDPSKIPHHAYKPFGNGQRACIGQQFALHEATLVLGMVLKSFEIIDHANYQLKVKETLTLKPEGFTMRVHTRNNQVAYPILNKRHVVQEETQARQASATRIEAHNTPLLVLFGSDLGTAEGMAREIADSARYKGFKSEVAPLNDYVGKLPREGIIFIITSSYNGKPPSNARAFVQWIEEASSEEIKGVRYAVFGCGDHNWATTYQEIPRFIDEQLSVKGAVRLTLRGEGDASGDFEQQADEWRERLWSDVFNSLGLKIDQDPRQERSTLTIRFVSGFAVSPLIETYDALPGHVMENQELQLKGSERSTRHIEIALPEGVTYHEGDHLGVLPQNSKELVHRVLARFGLQADDHVVLSGNDGSNAHLPLERPVRVFDLLSHSVELQEAATRAQLRELASFTACPPHKRELEALLQEETYRTNVLQKRVIMLDLLEQYPACELPFERFLELVPPLKARYYSISSSPRLLSDRASITVAVVHGPARSGRGEYRGVASNYLAGRKAGETIMMFIRTPESGFQLPEDPDTPIIMVGPGTGVAPFRGFLQARRALQQEGKKLGEAHLYFGCRNEADYIYRKELEQFQKDGIVTLHTAFSRIEGKPKTYVQHVMRKNAEELITILDRGGRLYVCGDGSRMAPDVERNLQLAYQEVHGVSEQESKVWLNSLQTEGRYAKDVWAGV, encoded by the coding sequence ATGATACATAATAGCAACATTCCGCAGCCAAAAACGTATGGACCACTTGGTAACTTACCAAATATAAATCCAAAGGAGCCTACCCAATCCATTACAAAACTCTCCTATGAATACGGCCCAATCTTTCGGTTGGAAATGCCGGGGAGTTCCGGCATCTACATATCCAGCTATGAACTAGTAGCGGAAGCTTGTGATGAATCACGCTTTGACAAGAACGTCTGGGCACCGCTACAAAATGTTCGCGCATTTGCAGGGGATGGTCTATTTACAAGTTGGACGTATGAACCGAACTGGCAAAAGGCTCATGCTATTCTTTTGCCTAGCTTTAGTCAGAAGGCGATGAAAGGGTACCACACCATGATGGTGGATCTTGCTATACAACTCGTTCAAAAGTGGTCACGACTAAATCCGGATGAGAGTGTCAATGTCCCAGAGGATATGACGAGACTAACGTTGGATACGATTGGCTTGTGTGGCTTCAATTATCGCTTTAACAGCTTCTATCGTGAGCAACCACATCCTTTCATTACGAGTATGGTTCGTGCACTTGACGAAGCGATGCATCAGCTTCAACGTTTAGGTATACAAGATAAGTTGATGGTTATCACAAAGCGCCAGTATAAGCACGACATTCAAAGTATGTTTGCTTTAGTTGACAAAATTATTGCAGAGCGTAAAGAGCATGGCGATCAAGACGCGGATGATCTCCTCTCCCATATGTTAAGCAGCAAGGACCCAGAAACTGGGGAGGGACTAGATGACGAAAATATCCGCTTTCAAATTATTACATTCTTAATTGCAGGGCATGAGACGACAAGTGGTTTGCTTTCGTTCGCTCTTTATTTTTTGCTGAAAAACCCAGATAAACTTCAAAAAGCTTATAAGGAGGTTGATCGTGTTCTAAATGAGCCGATTCCGACGTACAAACAAGTACTTCAATTAAAATACATTCGTATGATTCTTAACGAATCTTTACGTCTTTGGCCGACAGCACCAGCGTTTTCTCTATATGCAAAAGAGGATACCTTACTTGGTGGGAAATATCCGATGAAAAAAGGGGAAAGTGTTAATGTACTGATTCCAAAACTTCATCGTGATACTAGCGTATGGGGAGAGGATGTGGAGGAGTTTAGGCCTGAGCGCTTCGAAGATCCTAGCAAGATTCCTCACCATGCCTATAAACCATTTGGAAACGGTCAAAGAGCCTGTATTGGACAGCAGTTCGCGCTTCATGAGGCGACTCTCGTACTCGGTATGGTTCTTAAAAGTTTTGAGATTATTGATCATGCTAACTATCAGTTAAAAGTCAAGGAAACATTAACATTGAAACCAGAAGGGTTTACGATGCGTGTCCATACGCGGAATAATCAAGTTGCGTATCCGATTCTTAATAAGCGGCATGTTGTACAGGAGGAGACCCAAGCCAGACAAGCTTCTGCTACCCGTATAGAAGCGCATAATACTCCATTGCTAGTGTTATTCGGCTCGGATCTTGGAACGGCGGAAGGAATGGCCCGAGAAATTGCTGACTCAGCTCGTTATAAAGGTTTTAAAAGTGAAGTTGCACCACTAAATGATTATGTAGGTAAGCTACCTAGGGAAGGGATTATATTTATTATTACGTCCTCTTATAACGGAAAACCACCGAGCAACGCACGGGCGTTTGTTCAATGGATAGAGGAGGCTAGCTCTGAAGAGATAAAGGGAGTCCGGTATGCGGTTTTCGGATGCGGAGATCATAACTGGGCAACCACGTATCAGGAAATTCCTCGGTTTATTGATGAGCAGTTGTCGGTCAAAGGTGCCGTTCGCCTTACCCTGCGTGGTGAGGGTGATGCAAGCGGTGACTTTGAGCAGCAAGCTGATGAGTGGCGTGAACGATTGTGGTCGGATGTCTTCAACTCATTAGGCTTAAAAATCGACCAGGATCCCAGACAAGAGCGCAGTACTCTAACTATAAGGTTTGTTAGTGGATTTGCAGTGAGTCCTCTTATAGAAACATATGATGCTCTTCCTGGGCACGTAATGGAAAATCAGGAGCTCCAGTTGAAGGGAAGCGAACGTAGCACTCGTCATATTGAGATTGCCCTTCCAGAAGGGGTAACTTATCATGAGGGGGATCACTTAGGTGTCCTCCCTCAGAACAGTAAAGAACTTGTACATCGTGTCTTAGCCCGCTTTGGATTACAAGCAGACGACCATGTTGTGCTCAGCGGAAACGATGGAAGTAATGCTCACCTCCCACTAGAGAGACCTGTTAGAGTGTTCGACTTGTTAAGTCATAGTGTAGAACTTCAGGAAGCGGCAACACGTGCACAACTTCGCGAATTGGCGTCATTCACAGCTTGTCCACCACATAAACGGGAATTAGAAGCTTTACTGCAGGAAGAAACATACAGAACGAATGTATTACAAAAACGGGTGATCATGCTTGACTTGTTAGAGCAGTACCCTGCTTGTGAACTGCCGTTTGAACGTTTTTTAGAACTCGTACCACCATTAAAAGCCCGCTACTACTCTATTTCCAGCTCGCCTCGCCTTCTTTCAGACCGTGCCAGCATTACCGTAGCTGTTGTGCATGGTCCTGCCCGGAGTGGTCGCGGGGAGTATCGTGGAGTTGCTTCCAATTACCTTGCTGGGCGTAAAGCAGGAGAAACTATTATGATGTTCATACGGACTCCAGAATCAGGATTCCAGCTTCCTGAGGACCCAGATACTCCGATTATTATGGTTGGACCAGGGACAGGCGTTGCACCATTTAGAGGATTTCTTCAAGCCCGACGTGCTCTACAGCAAGAAGGAAAAAAGCTTGGGGAAGCACATCTTTACTTTGGGTGCCGCAACGAAGCAGATTATATTTACCGTAAGGAATTGGAGCAATTTCAAAAGGATGGGATTGTCACTCTTCATACAGCATTTTCTCGAATAGAAGGGAAACCAAAAACGTACGTTCAACATGTAATGAGGAAAAATGCAGAGGAATTGATTACGATTTTGGATCGGGGTGGTCGGCTTTATGTGTGTGGAGATGGAAGCAGGATGGCACCGGACGTGGAGAGGAATTTGCAACTCGCTTATCAAGAAGTCCACGGAGTTAGCGAACAGGAATCCAAAGTATGGTTGAATAGTCTCCAGACTGAAGGGCGTTATGCAAAGGACGTTTGGGCAGGAGTATAA